The Plasmodium vinckei vinckei genome assembly, chromosome: PVVCY_09 genome includes the window ACTTTTATTGGTGTGAATATAAGTGCTCATACAAGCCATATAAATGTGCgcgtatatatattttttcgttttgcatatagatatatatggaGATAGcgttaaataaatataagaaacatatatttcctTAATACACTTAACTTGTATACTAATACACTTTTATTAGTGTCCCAAGTATTTTATAATGGgggaagaaaatattataagtttgagaaaaatgaaaaaaaaatgaaaatcgtcaaaaaaaaatatatagtaaaaatatggGTATGGCCAAAGAAGCAATAATTTGCCCGATATGGGTAAAAGGCTATACATTGTTTCATTATCAATTCCATCATTTATAGGattaatttttgtaatatattaatttagtaagatataattttctattattgttttttttctccttctgataagtttttttattccttatacacattttataGTGCAcactattatttatgataCTTAAATAACcttatataataagataaaatattgtCATCAcaagaataataaaacaaaaaaatattaataatattatggGTGTATATTTACTCTTCGATTGGACACACATGTCACTGTATGCTTTTGTCCCCTAATGGAACTACTTTATTCTGTTATATACACCAATTTCATTATGCGAAAATCGGATTATTGAAATTGAACCTTTAGTGAGACACACTCAATTATGAGTACATCGccacaaatatatattatgtatttatgTATTGACATAATCACCGGAAATACTTAAATGTAAtgtgtaaaataaaatgtactAATAATAAGATTGAGTGGATTCATAATTAATTGGGAATTGAAAATCCGtagaatattaaaaaattatataaatgaaaaagcaTTTCtcaataattaaaaaaaaatttgaatgaAAGGAAAGCATGGAAAAAACAGTATTTCTCCCATTCCATAAAATGTGTACTTGGGCAGCTAATGAAGCGTAAGAATACGccttttcatttgtttGAGGTTTTGTACAGATTTAAcattataaaagaaaagttaattaaaaattaagaatAACTTAATGCAGCATAAGTTGGTCTAGAAAATGGGGAAAACTTTCAAAATAGTTCATTCTTTTAGCACATATATAAGTCGAATTACATATAGAAAGCCATAAATTACAGAAACACAATGTtgaaattcaaaaaatgcGCAAAAAAAGTATACGATTTTGTGATACATACTAATGTGATATTACAGTTAGAATTGGTTTACAGACATTTGCATATAGTTGTATAAAGGGTTAGTTCGATGTTTTATTGACAGTGAACTCAGTTTATGGGCACTCTTTTCGAcgaaacatatatatattaactgTTAGATTCCTCATTGTTatagaaattattttcGTGTATAGTAAATGCGGGAGGTATAATTAATTCAGGATGAAAGGATTGCActtcttttaaaaatatatatctcaATTGTGTTTCAGATAAAACCATCCAATCATCAAAAGGaagaataattttttttgttgagAAGTTTtctatatctttttttctaaCATCTTTTAGATAAGGATGATCTAAAGCTTCGTCAATTGTGATTCTTTTATTTGGATTAAATTTTAACATTGAttctaataaatttattccATCATCTGAAATAgatgaatatttttgctTTAAATTTATAGGTTTTCTGTGCGggaataatttaatatattttataacttCAGGTTtggtaatatttttaagatCATCTTCTGTTGGTGTAcctattatattaaaaataatatttaattgatCTCTATTACTTTTCTCATGtactttttttgaattacgGTCTGGAGATAAGGGGAAACAAGAAGACCCCGGAAATATAGGAAATCTATTAGTGGGATCACTAATATGGCTTTgtaacatatttaatagtTCTGCAAAAATACAACCAGTAGACCATATGTCTATAGATTTAGTATAATTTTCTTGTAACAAGATTAATTCAGGGGCTCTATACCATCTAGTAACTACATGGCTAGTtagttgtttttttaaatttttattatgtggCCCTAGctcttcattttcttctaaATCGTTTACTATATTAAcatctttttcattatttatcgTTCTAGCTAAACCAAAATCACATACCTTAACAGAACAATCTTGATTTAATAAACAGTTAGCTGGTTTTAAATCTCTATGGATAATGCCTGATTCatgaataaatttttcacctaataataaattatataatatagtttttatatgttcttctgtcaaaaatattggggttttaaataatttttttaaatctgAATCGGCTATTTCTAATACTATATACAATTCATcgaattttaataaatcttcaggtattattaaatcatataatcttataatataatcacTTTTTAGTCTATTCAAAATTGTTATTTCTCTTAATATTCTTTTACAATCAATTAAATCTTCAAACATTCGGTTTACCTTTTTTATTgcaacatttttttctgtatttttatcataagcTAAATATACATACCCATACGAGCCCCTTCCTATTAAGTGTTTGATTATGTAATTATCTGGCACAcgcacattttttatgatagcttcttttatatttattttttcatctttcCCTTTCtcattctttttatttttatcatttattttgtcagttttattgttactattatttttgtttctcTCGTTAttatcgtttttttttgtctcgGCTGCATTGTATTCCTGTTCGccgtattttttattaatattgtcgttattttttatattttcacttgtgttatcatttatatattcccCATTTCTCTCTTCTTCATTGCTATCTATATATGTGCTATCATCATTTTGCATGCTTAAAGATTCTGAAgcattgttttttttttttgtattctTTTCTTCTCTTTCAATTCCAGAAcactcttttttttttttcaacattttgaggaaaattttacatttatacGTAAAAATGGGGAATGTACATATCTATTTATTTCCTcaatgcatataatattattcagataaatatatattatatgaccGTATGCGAAAACgctaaaaataataaacgggtaataaataaatggacTGATAAAATCGTTATATTAtctattaaaattatgcCCTCTCTTTTTGAatgcatattattactattatttatggATCGATTTAGCATTTCCATATATgcgttttttttcatcctTTTTATACCGCAAAATACATACAGtcataatatacatatttatgaaattaTTGTGtgtaattaataaatatatagataaaaatagaaaattttttaattttcaaatattccataaaaaaaaaaagaaattaaatGTATTACGCACAATATCTTTACTAACAAAGTGAAATCGCTTAATATACTATCCATATGTTTGTACATAAGACAAGTATATTTGAGATTATAAAaaggataataataatatataagtatatataattgaatatgatgcatttttatatgaaaaggaaataatatatatataattaaaaaactaaaataaataagaaaaCAAAGCTCACACAATCGAAACACAGAAAATTTGGGAGACTACAAATGTATTTACTACAAGTTtatgatataattaatCTTCATAAACCCTTCAAAATGTTAGTTCCTTTTTCATAATAGCTTTGTATGCATATCTATATacctatttttataacatgCTGCagatatatctatattCTCTCTTGATATACACACAtaacattttctttatttgtgTGGTAAATTCTTAAGTTCTATAAATTTTCTATCCCTTCTTTGGTCACTATTATCGTTATTTTCTCATTGAATAATGTGTCTAGTTTTtgttattacaaaaaaaggaaccaaattagaaaatttaattaaacaGATAATATCCAAATGCAGAATTTTGGGTTCAATgaaaatacaatatattattttccttcatatttcttattttaaattatattagtaAAATATGTAGAAGGGAATATAAGCATTTTGATAGTATTCATACAGCATGTTGCGTGATATAGATAAACTTAGAACTTCACCAGTTTAGAGGCAAaaaagaatgaaaaaaatatatatttgtataatattGGTTAGAACTTTTGGTTTTCGTGAAATATAATGCCATTCGTAGCTATAGATTATTTGCTTTCCATAATGGTTTAGgtttatttgatttatatattaattattataatgaatattaaCCCAAGTacatgtttttatattgtttagTTTAATTTAACTTTCTAATACTAGACCaagtaaattatttattttttttatttatcttttatgaaatactttttattttttggatccttttttttgttatctTTACGATAACATTATTGtgtgaaaaataaaattaaaaaataaaaataacagaATAGTATAGTaatacaatataaatagaaataaaGCAGTAGAATATCATACGaaaatacaataataattataatgataGCATTTCCAATAAAGTTAAAGATAtggtatatttattacacCGTAATCTGTATTCCTGAGAAACGAGACAATACCAATGCTCGGAACAAAGAGacaattataattataatttttatgtaaacaTACCATCAT containing:
- a CDS encoding mitogen-activated protein kinase 2, putative, producing MLKKKKECSGIEREEKNTKKKNNASESLSMQNDDSTYIDSNEEERNGEYINDNTSENIKNNDNINKKYGEQEYNAAETKKNDNNERNKNNSNNKTDKINDKNKKNEKGKDEKINIKEAIIKNVRVPDNYIIKHLIGRGSYGYVYLAYDKNTEKNVAIKKVNRMFEDLIDCKRILREITILNRLKSDYIIRLYDLIIPEDLLKFDELYIVLEIADSDLKKLFKTPIFLTEEHIKTILYNLLLGEKFIHESGIIHRDLKPANCLLNQDCSVKVCDFGLARTINNEKDVNIVNDLEENEELGPHNKNLKKQLTSHVVTRWYRAPELILLQENYTKSIDIWSTGCIFAELLNMLQSHISDPTNRFPIFPGSSCFPLSPDRNSKKVHEKSNRDQLNIIFNIIGTPTEDDLKNITKPEVIKYIKLFPHRKPINLKQKYSSISDDGINLLESMLKFNPNKRITIDEALDHPYLKDVRKKDIENFSTKKIILPFDDWMVLSETQLRYIFLKEVQSFHPELIIPPAFTIHENNFYNNEESNS